In Tsukamurella tyrosinosolvens, the genomic window CCCGAAGTGCAGGTAGCAGGCGAACCGCGCGGCGGCGGCGTGCTGATCGAGGTTCTCCGGGACGGGGAGGTCCGCGGCGGCGACGGCGTAGGCGTAGCCCTCGCCGACGGTCTGGTCGTGCGCGACCATGAGCGAGACGAGCGGCGGCTCGCCCGCCGCCTGGCAGCGATCCGTCACGCGGCGCTGCAGCGCGGCGACCCAGAGGCGGACGGGCGCGCGGGTCGCGACGCCGGCGTCGGCCTGCGCGCGGGCGGCGAGTTCGGCGAAACTGATGAAGGATCCGTACCGGCCGGCGAGCTCGACGAGGGCGGCGTGCGCGGTCTCGGCCCACAGGTCGAGCGCCTCGGAGAAGGGCACGGACAGTTCGTTGGCGGTGCGCCAGGCTTCGAGGTCGATCGGGTCTTCGGGGGCTGCAGCACCGGCTTCGCTCACCCTCCCAGTTTCGACGATCCATGGGGTGCAACGCAAACCGTCGACCTCGACGTGAACTCGACCACACCCGCGCGCCGCCACGACCAAGGCGGGTCGGGGTTTCTTGGAGGTTCGGACAAGCCATGGGAGCCGCCGCGCAGATAGTTTGGTCAGCATGCCGAACGAATCCGCTCCCGCCGCCCCGCTGACCCCCGAAGAGATCAGCGAGCGCACCGCGAGCGCCGTCGGCCACCACCACGTGCACCACGACACCTATCTCGTGGGCCGCGAGAAGGTCCGCGAGTACGCGCTCGCGTCCCAGTTCACCGCCCCGGTGCACTTCGACGTCGAGGCCGCGCGTGCCGCCGGCTACACCGACCTGGTCGCGCCGCCGATGCTCGTGAGCGTCGCGGGCATCGTCTCCAACCGCGCACTGTTCGACGATTCGATCATCGGCTACGGCGCCAGCCAGTTGATGCAGGCCGACGAGAGCATGGTCTACCACCGGCCCGTCGTCGCGGGCGACGAACTGACCATCCACGTGCACGTGGACAAGCACCGGCGCGTCGGCGGGTACGACATGGTGACGATCCGCAACGAGATGTACGGACAGGACGACGAGCACCTGGTCACGCTCTCCACCACCCTGATCGGCGGATCGCCCGACGGTGCCGACGCGCCCGATTTCAACGACGCCGCCGAGAAGATCGTGATGCACGGCGTCGTCAACGCCTGAGGCCCCGCGCTCAGCGCGCGAACTGCACCACCACGTCGTAACCGAGTTTGCAGATGAATGCGGAGACCACGACGAGGAACACCACTTTGACGAAGCCGCTGCCCTTCGCGACGGCGGTCCGCGCCCCGAGGTAGCCGCCCGCGACGTTGGCGCACGCCATCGCGACGCCGAGCTTCCAGTAGCCCGCGCCCTGCGGTAGGAAGACCACGAGCGAGGCGAGGTTGGTCGCGAAGTTCGCGACCTTCGCCTTCGCCGACGCCTCGAGGAAGGCGTAGCCCATGAGGCCGACCATCGCGAAGACCAGGAACGAACCGGTGCCCGGGCCGAGCGCACCGTCGTAGACCCCGATCGCGAACCCGGCGACCCCGGCCGTC contains:
- a CDS encoding MaoC family dehydratase N-terminal domain-containing protein, whose amino-acid sequence is MPNESAPAAPLTPEEISERTASAVGHHHVHHDTYLVGREKVREYALASQFTAPVHFDVEAARAAGYTDLVAPPMLVSVAGIVSNRALFDDSIIGYGASQLMQADESMVYHRPVVAGDELTIHVHVDKHRRVGGYDMVTIRNEMYGQDDEHLVTLSTTLIGGSPDGADAPDFNDAAEKIVMHGVVNA